In the genome of Pyrobaculum islandicum DSM 4184, the window CAGGTGCAAGAGGCATATTCCTAGTATGTATGAGAAGGATTTCATACCTACCTTTAAAGTCCGGCGGGTTTATCCAAATCTCTCTGTCGAATCTTCCTGGTCTTCTTAGTGCTGGGTCTATTGCGTCTGGGCGGTTGGTTGCTCCTATTACTATTACTTGTCCTCTCTCTTGTAGTCCGTCCATTAGGGTTAGTAGTTGTGCCACCACTCGCTTTTCTACCTCTCCCGTGACTTCCTCGCGTTTGGGGGCTATGGCGTCTATCTCGTCTATGAAGATTATGGCGGGGGCGTTTTTCTTCGCCTCTTCGAAAATCTCCCTAAGCCGCGCCTCAGACTCGCCGTAGTACTTCGACATGATCTCGGGGCCGTTTATAGCGACGAAGTAGGCGTTGGCCTCGTTAGCCACAGCCTTGGCGAGGAGAGTCTTGCCCGTGCCAGGGGGGCCAATCAAGAGGATACCCTTCGGAGGCTCAATACCCAAATGTTTAAACAACTCAGGATGCCTAAGAGGAAGCTCCACAAGCTCACGAATCTTCTGTTTAGCATCCTCCAAATCACCAATATCCTCCCAAGTAACGTGGGGTATCCTAACGCCCGAAACCGGCTTTTCAAAAATCTGGATCTGGGTGTCCTCCGTGATGACTAACACGGCGTTTGCCGGCTTTGTCTGAACCACTTGAAACGTAAGCGGCTGGCTCAGCACATATATCTGTAGCATATCGCCCTCTACTACGATGTATTCTCTAAGTCTCTGTTTGATGTATTGGAGGAAGTTGGTATCTACTGCAATAGTCATAGACACAGGGGCGAGCTTTACAAAGGCGGCAGGCTTAGGCTCTATCTTCCTCACTCTCACTGTTTCGTTTAGGGTTACATCAGCGTTCTTTCTTAAAATGCTGTTCATTCTGATTACGCCTTTGCCGCGGTCTTCTGGGAGACCGTTCCAAACCTTTGCCGCTGTCCTCCTCCGTCCAACGATCTCTACAACATCGCCGACAATAATGCCGGCTCTTTCCATAACTTCAGGATCTATTCTAACGATGGGACGGTTAGCATCGCGAGCTTTACTCTCAAGTACCCTAAGTTCAATCCATTCAGACACGATTAAAAACAATAATCTAGAGTATAAAAACCTTGACTAAAAACTAAGTCTTGAGAAATATTCAAGTTCGTAACTTCCTACGCCTTCTACGGATCGTAGAAGCTCTTCTACTTCGTCGGAGCTATATTCGTCAGACTCAGGCATTCTAATGAAAAATCTAAGAGCTTTTATACCAAATCCCACATCTTCTACCTCTACTTTATCAACTTTATATTTAGGCGCCAATTTGTTTACAACAGCGTTTTTCAACTTCTCTATATCTACTTCAACGCTTTCTGGGAGTACTCTATATACTAACGCCACTTCTGCAGACATGACATCGAGTCTGTGACCTCTATTTAAAACTTAATGTGCTAGGGGCCTACAAATCCGCACTCCGGACAGCGGTATGGCACGCCCAACTTACGCGACCTTGCGCTACGTATTATGGTTGTTTTTCCACAGTTAGGACATGCAAAAATAACTCCTCTCTCTAACGGCGCAAGTACCCAATTTGTTACTGTATCAGAAGGCGGCGAGGGTCCGTGAAACTTTGCGCCTCTAATTGACATAAGCGCTAGAAACGGCCTAGATATATAAAGTTTGTCTCCTTATGTGTTTTATCATAAAAACTTTTAAACTAAGGCGTTGATACTACAGGCCGGGGTGGCCGAGCGGCCTAAGGCGCGGGACTCGAGAGTAGAAATCCGGGCCATCCCGTCCCCGTCTAGGGGGCGTGGGTTCAAATCCCACCCCCGGCGCCATTGCCTTTTTATCCTAAGTACATTCTTCGGAGCTAACAGGTGCCTCACCCCACTGATCAAAGACATGCGGCTTCTTCTGTTTTAACTTTTGCGACATGTTATGGGCCAATCTAAGAGGATATACATCTTTGTTTATACACAACTTTTCTACAAGTTTTACCGCATCCTCAAGCGTAATATAGGAGCCTACCGAGACGTATTTCTTACCCCCGCATCGAACGACCTTTGCGATAACTTCGCCTGTTAATGGATCCGTCACAACATCTCTCTGCTCCTCTCCGTAGAGCCTAGATTTTGCGACTCCGACAGTTGGCTTTTTCAATACTACTCCTATATGTGACGCAATGCCAAATTTTCTTGGATGAGCTATGCCGTGTCCGTCTACGAGTATTACATCCGGCTTTACTCTGAGCTTGATATAAGCTCTTAACATGGGCGTGAGCTCTCTAAATGCGAGAAACGTTGGGATATATGGGACTACGCTTTTTACTATTGCGCATGCAATGTCTATAACTTGAAGAGTTGAAAGTTGGACCACTACTGCAACTCCATATGCAAGATCTCCACTGTAGGCCACATCTAGTCCAGCGACGGTCTCTGGCGGTGGAAGTGGAGAAAACACTATATTATTAGCCAAAACCTCCTGTATTCTCTTGGCGGCCTCTGTATTTAACGGCATTGAGAAAACGAGGCTATTATCTTCTCGATAATTTTTGTTGTACTACATAATTCGCACTTATACAACTCTGGCAGACGAATAATCTCCACGTCTACGCCTCTCTTTTTCGCCTCTTGCTTAACAACATCTTCAGATATGTTCTGGTTAGGCCCTAGGAGAACTATGTCTGGCTTTACTTCATAAAAAATGTCAAAGATGTTACCAGGTTTACCCTCAACTGTCTTATGGACGTAGTATATCGATGAGAGAATCTCCGCCCTTTGCTGCTGTGGAATTATAATCTTACGTTTCTTTGTCCTTTCTGCGTTTTCATCTGAAGATACAACTGCGGTGACGTAGCCTAATTTCCAAGCCTCTCTTAAATACAGAAGATGTCCAGGATGTAAGATCTCAAATGTACCTGCAACCATTACAACTTTATTGTTCTTAATCTCGCTGGGCTTTTTCCATACAAAGTCAGCAATTCCAATTAGTTTTAACGCGTCTAGGAGCCCCTCTGCATAAGATACAGTTGCCAGGGCAGTTTCTCTATCGCCTATAGAGTAGTAATATTTTGAGTCTTTGAGATAAGCCTGTGCTAAATCCACAATATACTTATACGCTTGGTCTCTTAATATGAGACTGTTTAGTGCCTCTTCGAGATTTCTAATATATATAGCAACTCTATCCACAGGACGGTGGTGTTATTAGCTTAAAACATTTAAAGAAAGGATTTTAGCAGGGCTATGGCGGAGGAGCTACAAGCGATAGCTGCAAGACTCATAACACGTCTAAGAGAGGCGGAAAA includes:
- a CDS encoding CDC48 family AAA ATPase, whose translation is MSEWIELRVLESKARDANRPIVRIDPEVMERAGIIVGDVVEIVGRRRTAAKVWNGLPEDRGKGVIRMNSILRKNADVTLNETVRVRKIEPKPAAFVKLAPVSMTIAVDTNFLQYIKQRLREYIVVEGDMLQIYVLSQPLTFQVVQTKPANAVLVITEDTQIQIFEKPVSGVRIPHVTWEDIGDLEDAKQKIRELVELPLRHPELFKHLGIEPPKGILLIGPPGTGKTLLAKAVANEANAYFVAINGPEIMSKYYGESEARLREIFEEAKKNAPAIIFIDEIDAIAPKREEVTGEVEKRVVAQLLTLMDGLQERGQVIVIGATNRPDAIDPALRRPGRFDREIWINPPDFKGRYEILLIHTRNMPLAPDVDLRKLAEMTHGFSGADLAALAREAAMSALRRAIQSGLIDLNQPSIPPEALEKIKVTMSDFINAMKEIIPSALREIHIEVPRVRWEDIGGLENVKQELREAVEWPLKYPDKFKKFGLRAPKGILLFGPPGTGKTLLAKAVATESGANFIAVRGPEIFSKWVGESEKMVREIFRKARMAAPAVIFIDEVDALATARGLGGDSLVSERVVAQLLAEMDGIKALENVVVIAATNRPDLIDPALLRPGRFDRIIYVPPPDFKARLEILLIHTKATPLAKDVDLEELARRTEGYSGADLELLVREATFLALREDINVREVSMRHFEEALKKVRPSITPEMLKFYESWLEKARQLTVAVKTKATPPLYL
- a CDS encoding DUF357 domain-containing protein; the encoded protein is MDRVAIYIRNLEEALNSLILRDQAYKYIVDLAQAYLKDSKYYYSIGDRETALATVSYAEGLLDALKLIGIADFVWKKPSEIKNNKVVMVAGTFEILHPGHLLYLREAWKLGYVTAVVSSDENAERTKKRKIIIPQQQRAEILSSIYYVHKTVEGKPGNIFDIFYEVKPDIVLLGPNQNISEDVVKQEAKKRGVDVEIIRLPELYKCELCSTTKIIEKIIASFSQCR
- a CDS encoding elongation factor 1-beta; translation: MSAEVALVYRVLPESVEVDIEKLKNAVVNKLAPKYKVDKVEVEDVGFGIKALRFFIRMPESDEYSSDEVEELLRSVEGVGSYELEYFSRLSF
- a CDS encoding endonuclease V — translated: MPLNTEAAKRIQEVLANNIVFSPLPPPETVAGLDVAYSGDLAYGVAVVVQLSTLQVIDIACAIVKSVVPYIPTFLAFRELTPMLRAYIKLRVKPDVILVDGHGIAHPRKFGIASHIGVVLKKPTVGVAKSRLYGEEQRDVVTDPLTGEVIAKVVRCGGKKYVSVGSYITLEDAVKLVEKLCINKDVYPLRLAHNMSQKLKQKKPHVFDQWGEAPVSSEECT
- a CDS encoding zinc finger domain-containing protein; its protein translation is MSIRGAKFHGPSPPSDTVTNWVLAPLERGVIFACPNCGKTTIIRSARSRKLGVPYRCPECGFVGP